The Nematostella vectensis chromosome 6, jaNemVect1.1, whole genome shotgun sequence region AAACTCTGTGTTTGCTAGAATGACTAAATGTTGGCTAACAGAGCCCCTTCATTCAGGCCAGTTCTGTTAAAAAGCCACAAGAACTAGGTTTAAAATTAACTCACCTTTAGTACAACGATTGACTGCAGAATACAATGGGTAGTCTTTCTTAAGTGTGCCAAAATCTGAGGTCACATTGATCTACAGGTTGTAACCAAAATAATTTATATTATGAAATTGTTGTTCTTGTAAGAGGTATGAGTgtgtgttggtggtggtggtggagggggggaaggggtatcGGGTATGGGGGGCTTGGTCCTTAAAGAATTCACATAAAGTAAGACCCAAGTAATATCCAACAGGGTCATCTTTTGGATCTGCTATTCTTTTATTGTGCCTCAAGCTGGTTGTATACCAGAAATAATTGATTCACCAACAGAGCATCAATTATCATTTATTATCAAAATATTGATAATATGGTGCAAATGAGTCTACAAcacaaaagaaatattttatatagGGTGTGATAGTATTCATGAGGaaacaatataaaaacaatAGCATATCAATTGTTTTTTAGGGTTCGATTTTGCTGAATAACTTGATACAGTAGTAGTTAACAAACTAAATCAAACAGTAATATATAAAATCATATTGTCTGACAACCACCCCAAAATGCACCTTGATCGCTGAGCCTTCAAACACTTGTCGAACATACTCCTCAACTTTAGGCGCTGCCATCCTTTCAGGATCAGAACCCCCAATATCACGGCAAACAAGTCTGAAGAAAAAAGGCTAGATCTAGAGACCTTTAATGCAATAGACAAAGCTACATATCATaaaagagagtttgactgcTCTTATACCTCCCTGCCTCCACAGCTGAAACGAAGTTAAGACTGCTgctattctaaaaaaaaaacaatagacatGATATAATCACTTTTGGTAATCACATTATTCACCAGAAATCTTCAACAACACTTACATTGGAGAGAAGATAAACTCCCAGCTTTTCTACCTTCTGGGCTGCCCCTTTAACTCCTTCTCGCACTTCAATAGGCTGAGCGGAATCACAGAAAGAACAGAGTAAAAAGACACTTTTTGGGCTAAGTGAAACATAAAATAGAATAAGACAAAGGCTCTGTGAGGCAACTCGTGAATGTAAATGTTTCtcctagttttttttatgtgcataaaatatacaGGATACTGAACAAAAGATGagtacatcaaagatgctgagggtaaataaaaatgtcctttttcatttttaggtTAATTTTAGTGAAGACATAAATATTAACTGTAAGTGGGGCCTCTACACCAACACAGCCACACTTATTACCACATAGAGGGCGTGGAGGGCACCAAGCACTGCAGCCGACCAGGCTTCTGTAAAATGCGCCCCTGGAGGCACAACTAGCAGAGGTCTTTTACTACCAGCTTTCAGGGCCCTAGAAATATCCAAAAACAACTCACTCATAACTCCATAAAACCACTATTTCATAATCAAAATACAGCAAACTGGATGTGCAAATTAATGACATCTACTGTAAGTTAAGAATTACCTTTTAATGCCATTAGCAGCAGCCTCACCATAACGCCGCACATCATCATAATCCCTGTTCACTGGACCGGTGGGTGCATGAACCTAAAGAGCACATTCATTCAGAGTTAAGAAAATGTTTCTTAATCTTAGCCACATAGGGATCTCTATACACTCTGCTTACTACGAAAAGAAAAGGGGGTGAATCATTGCTCTAGGAAAAGGGAAGAGAAAGACGTCATTACTCACTGCCATAGACTACTGCTTACTATACTCTATACTATACTCTAGTGCTTACTACAAAAGGGGGTGATAATTTCCAGGAATAGAAGGACATAATTGCCCAATGCTATTTATACACTAGTGCTTTTACTACAAAGGGGGACAAATCATTTCCAGGAATAGAAGGACATTATTGCCCACTGCTATCTATACTCTAGTGCTTACTATAAAGAGGTGATAATTTCCAGGAATAGAAGGGCATCATTGCCTACTGTTATCTACATGCTAGTACTTAATACAAAAGTGGTGAATAATTTCCAGGAAGAGAAAGACATAATTGGCCAATGACATATATACACTACTAATTTTATTAGTCAATGCTATCTATACACTAGTGCTTATTACAAAAGGAGAAGAAGGACATCATTGGATAATGCTATCTATACAATACTGATTTTATTGGGCAATGCTATCTATACACTTATTCTTACTACAAAAGGGGATGAATCATTTCCAGGAAGAGGGAATAGAAGGACATCATTGCCCACTGCATTGTCCAGCTTCTGTGCAGCCAGTATGGGTGCCTTGAGGAACTCAAGCTCCGAGGCTTGCCACTGAAGATTCTCACACACCAGGACCACCCCATCCCATTTTGAGTCATTTGGGTTTGTAGTGCCTTCTATAGGAGCTGGGAGCCTATATATTCACAGAAAGTAACAGTATATAATAAAGCAATGCAAATATACAGTATACTGTGTCCCTGTCAAATATGTGCAAACTGACCCAGTGGCATATCCTTTGTCACCAACCTGACAGTGTTGTTAGAAGCTTGAGTATCAGCTGATTGCAAgaaaagtttgaaaaaaaaaaaaaacattgcacaAATATCTATAACATTTATGCCATGTTTACCCCAAAACTTTTTAATACTTAATTACCTAGACTTGCCCCAAGTCGCCCTCGTTGATTTTCCCTAATAGGAGCACGCGATCCAATGGGTATTTTCCTCAGTaatcagtaaaaaaaagtcagGCACGTAGGGGACAACTTGTTCCGTTTGCACAATTTCGATTTTaatttgcttatttttgtTGTGAAAATTAATATACTTTAAAAGCACATGCTCGTTTAAAATGATGCTATTCTTTAGCGCACGCATTAAAATAATGAAACCTGAAAACATTTTTGCTTCAAAATATTTCCAGTCTCTATTTCTTTTCTGTCCAGTCACCAGGAAAGATTGAAAATTTGGTTGTCTTTGCACTATTGATGTTACTCCGAATTTGTCAGCTTGTTGAAAAATAGAATTCATGTTAAAGGAAAACGAAAGAGCTGCAAAAAATAAGATTTCCAAAAGCAACAAAATGGCGCAAAATACCGCTCCAATTGGATGTTTATGAGACACAGGAAGGGGACTAGGACTGTCATGTGTACAGCAGAAGCCAATTTCTAAAATGCTGGCCAGCGGACTTTGAGAAATTCTACTAAAATAACAATATGAGGAGTCCCACGTTTAGTTGATGAGCCATTGGAATAACGAATGTTACCACACTGATGTCTCTACGTTATGGTAGCTCATGTGATTAGTTTGGACCGATGAGGAACACGGAGCTTTCTCTACACTGGGGGAGCATTGTATATTTTATGGTAATAAATTTTAAATTCTGTAAGATAGGATAGAGACATGGTAGATTGGATTAACAAAGGACGGCAAGGAATGTCGTGTAATTAATGTAATTTAATTGGAATACCAATACGAGTCCAATGGCAAAAAGAATTGGTACATTTACCTTGGGTTTTGATCCATATCGGCCAATAAGGGGTAGGAAGTGAGAAATGGGGCGACGGCGTAAAAGATGATAGCACACTCGAAATGCGAGATGTCAGGAGAACTTGCGTAATCACTAGGCGTTACTCGGCCAGCACAGGATACCCGCGAGACGTACGAGATATAACATAATGATGAgctatttgttaaaaaaacaaccgTAATTAATAAAGTATTGATGGCTAATAGTGAATTACTAAGActtgataaataaataacgcCTAGTATAAATAGTTTTTACCTGAATATTAGGTGTTTTGCCATGAAATAGTCTATTGGAAGTCCTGTGTTGATGTCGTCTCAGGGGGCTAGGGAAGAGTCAGGGGAGGTACTGaatgctttgtgttttttgtgattttcttGAACTGGgactaaaaaaacacactttttttttgcagcacTGCAAAAAGAGGGACTAAAAGACTATTCGCTGTCCTATTATAGTCGCTATTGGCATCATCTGTGGTGCATCTTACTAGAGTTGACCTCATGTCATGGCAAAGTCGCCGGTTTCAAATTTAGGTGATCTTTGGAAAAAGGACTCCACATCTTCTCATGCACAACGGCCTAGAAGCCCGAAAGTCGATAAACGCTTCACTTTTCCCGGTACTATGGTCAAAGAGGACTGGCAAGTCGTATCTGGTGCAGTAACAGCGCTATTTCAGCGCAAAAAGCTAGCAAATGGCGAGTTACTCTCGCTTACAGAGAAAGTACGAGCGGTGAAAACCGATGTCGGTAACGCGAAATTGTGCGAACATTTCAAGGAGATCCTAGTTAAAGGAATGATTATTCTTCGTGAAGACTTAAAAGAGAAATCAGGGGAATTACTGATGGATAAGTTATCTAGTGCGTGGTTGTACTTTTTTAAATACATTCTCCCGCTATTGCAAGCGATTTTCGTCAATCTGTACCCGCCGGATGGGAACTCTGTACGTGATCTCTCGCTGTTGAGCTTCCGAGATATCGTCGTTTTGAAAACCAAGCTTGAGGAAGCCTTCCAAATGGAGGTGGAAAGTCCACCAGAACTAATAAGGATGCTGTTGATACTGCAGGTAAACATAGTTATGTTCTTagcgattattttttttccataagaacctttttataagaacgttcaGTCTGAGATTTCATCAAATCCCAAGAACATGCTAATAGCATGCCGAGGCTCAAAAAACAgcatcatatttttttatcagagagTGATACGGGATGTTGAATCAGACTTTGTGTCCATACTATTGTTATTTATCATTTGCGTTATTCTCTTTTTGATACTATAGTCCTATACAATTTCCAGTGCATAGGCTGCGATGTCAGTGAAATAATATCCTTAAGAACGTTTTCCACCATGCTCCAAAAATGAGAATGGCTCAGCCTCAATTGAAAATttgatgttcttataaaaaagagtgtttgGTTTTCATTCAATATAAAAAGAGAAATTCCCAAAAGTTCCAAATAACCACCTTAAAATAATCAAAGTTTTTATACTTCATTCACCAAATTAATGCACTTGGAACCCCCAACCccatggtcctggggaagggtgggggattagactgtgaccctgtacaaaacaaagaaagcccccacccccttgggacaaaactgcagtcaaatgccCTCACCCCATGGGATGCCaactataggcaactacccgacaacaagtcatctgaaatatgcctttatctttcaaagccaTTACACTTCAGCAAGTACATTTGTACTAATAACTATGAAGATAACAATttccaaagaaaaatagaaaattaaatTACCTTTATCTGGCATTAGAGACAACATTgtacctagtcagcggtatcccaACTTTCCAACATTGTGGTGGCCCTTCTTTCATCTTACACACTGCAGTAAATGCAAacagctgtatttttgatgaaaaatacaagccaACTGCCAACTTATGCTGGTCCAGCATAAGAGTGCCCTAGGACATCATTAAGGTGGCGTGGGtgtaattgtttttaatttctttatgAATTTTCACCATTTTTTACCACACTGCCATGCACTCAGTTTAAgcattattttaaatttattttcaaatccTGAAAGGCTTAGCTTTACAGATTGCCACTGTGTGCTTTATAGCTTTATACGCCTAGATGACAAGCTGATCGAAAATAAACGCATTTGTTACTTTCTCAAAAGCAGATGGATGATTTACTTAGAAAAACAGATGACATAATTTATATGGTCTGGGCCAAGTGCTGTTGAAAAAGCTTAGGTATTTTAGCTAGAGATAAGCAATATGTTTTCAGCAGTTTAATAGAATACTTtttactataaaaaaaaacattccaaGGCCATATAGATAAgtcaactgttttttttttcctctaaAAATGAATAACAATGATAATTTCAGAGATAAGACATTAGATTGACATGTAGTAGGCATATTTTTTATCAGATCCCTGATCATTTATTTATGGCTAAATGTGTCAGAATCTATACCCAGTCGCTACTGTGAAAACTGTTCTATCTGTCTCTGGGATTACTGTTAACTGCTTCTACTGTAACTGCTTTGCTTGAGCAAAGCTTCTGTATAACTTGCAATTCCAATGTGACAGGAAGTAGCTAGACTATTGCTACCCTGACACCATAATTCCTGTTTTTTCTCCCAACTCTAGTTGAAAGGGGGTTTGCTAGCTTTTTGTTGGTATTTTCTCACATTTGTTATCCAGTTTATCTATAAGAATGTGTATATCCCTTGTTTATACTGGCTTTTTGTTAGCCAGTAACTTCAGAAAAGCTCAGTTACATCATAGTTGTTAGAGGAGTTACATCAAAGCACAAACACACTTTTCAGCTAAATCTGGAAAGTTTGAAAGTTTCATACTGTATTATACCTTGAAATGGATTTTCAGAcgtgttttgcttttttggcAACAGCATTTGATATATGGTCGAATAATCTATCTTTCATTTCAGAGTGTCCATGATTCCCCCCAGCCAAACAAAAACTACCGCAAACTAGAGACACTTGTATCTTATGTAGTTACTCCATACCTCAGCTCGACTGGACTTCGAAACAAGCCTATCATAACCACACCAACAGATCCAAAGCTTCCTCGGCCGGCGAGTGCAGCTCAGCTCTCTGGCAAGCAATCAGACAAACTTGACACAGTTCATGAGGTAGAGTCCAACAGAAGGTATACTTTCACAAGCTCAGGGGACTCTGCTTGCTCGTCTGTCTTTGGGTCCATCACGTCAGACTTGAATACGGCTAGATCTTCTGTTAACTCCACCAATACACTTGTCTAGAAAGTTTAGTTGTAAAAACAGCTACTGGTTTCAGTTAAGGTCTAGAACAATTTTTTCTTAGTTTTCCATGATATGTTCTCTTATACACCACAATATTCATGACCTTATGATCAAAATTTTGGAGGGAGTTTCAAAAGGtttttatatttcacgaaCATCCAGTCCCTCTGATGCTTTGTGTTCATGAAGATAGAGTATTAGAAGCattttaaataattaaatGAGACATCTTTCACACTGCTTGTGAATATTGCTTTGGCCTGGAGCCACATCTAACCATTTAGGAAAGATAAGATAAACTTGTTAGACATGAGAGAAAGATGAATTACTGTACATATATCAAGCCAGAACTATTGTTAAACTAAAGCTTTGCCtaattaaaaacattttgataATGGAATTGTATTTCATCATTCGTCAAACTGCAATGACAATGATCCACTTAAGCCCAGAGTGAAAAGACTGTGAGATATAGTGTTATTTTTCATTTCCATCGAATTCTCAGTTCAATAATATAAAGCGTACTAAGCGTAATGCTTATTATGGAAATGTTCCTGGTCTAGTTATCTAAAAGCGTAACTAAAGCGCAGAGGCAGATCTATTTATTTGCTGAGAAGGGGTTTAAGCTTGTGTCAATGGGAAAGAGAAAATCATGTATTTTGTTACATTGACGCCAGTTCACTTAGTGGCTTCCACAGACTCGTAGTcggtttattataaaaaaggaaagctaactactgtaactaaatTGCCTTGGTTGCATGCATCCCCATGAAGGAAATGCTGGCTATCCTATGACCACCCAGGGACCTCTATGAACAGCTAAATCTTTTATTCTAAGCACCAATTAGAGACATTATGGTAGGGTGTAGCGGCATGTATTCAAGCATCAAATGCATGTGTTCTGTATGCCATATGATAGCACATTATATAGGCAGCCCAAGATAGAGTGGCTAAATACCCTTAACCCTTTCCCTAGATCCCGTACAGAAGCATCGATGCTTTcgatctttattttctcagtCTAATTCTGTTAAAAGCATAACATTTTTAATACATGTAAAATAAAGGAGCTCAGGGTCAAAGTGTGGTCAAGAGCGATTTTTAATCCTAAAATATAACACATTAGGTGTAATCAAAGCAATCTAAGCactaaaaaacacattttccgTTTTCTTGAGTTGCGGGTCATGGAGACTACGACGTTTGGAAGTTTAAGCTTAGCCTGAGATGCCAGCCTCGAGCACGTCTCCTTTCTGACTACAAAAATGTCCAGTTGATATTAGGATGTGATAATCCACTACCAAGGCTCGATTTTCAGCTTGTTTCTGTAAGCCCGCGCCGTACGTAGGGCCGATGAAGCCTAGCGATCTAATTCCATTGTTCTCACCACACTTTATTTCACGGGTTAAAGAAAACCAGTCTATCATCTCATATGCATATTGCTTTGCTAATTTGTTAGCAATAGTTAGAGATGTATACTAGGTTGTTGAATGGAGACAGTTATTTTCCATAGCATTCCATAATGCTACATGCACGCGTCATCTTagcttaaagaaggccaatcacgccgccattctATGATCCCgctcagcggcgtagccaggattttaacaggaggggtcCCAAAATGCCCTTTAAAGGCATTATCTCCTATagtttagataatgtctcatataTTAACTTATCTTTAGCTGCTAaacctgggccacccccctggctacgcccctttactcgacaagtacgccatgtagccacaaaataataaatacaagtgagataagccacacactcgacaagtacgccatgtagctacaaaatgataaatacacgtgagataagccacacactcgacaagtacgccatgtagctacaaaattaaaatatacgtgagataagccacacactcgacaagtacgccatgtagctacaaaatgataaatacacgtgagataagccacacactcgacaagtacgccatgtagctacaaaattaaaatatacgtgagataagccacacactcgacaagtacgccatgtagctacaaaatgataaatacacgtgagataagccacatactcgacaagtacgccatgtagctacaaaatgataaatacacgtgagataagccacacactcgacaagtacgccatgtagccacaaaattaaaatatacgtGAGATatgccacacactcgacaagtaccccatgtagctacaaaatgacaaatacacgtgagataagccacacactcgacaagtacgccatgtagctacaaaatgataaatacacgtgagataagccacacactcgacaagtacgccatgtagcacaaaattaaaatacaagTGGGAtgagccacacactcgacaagtacgccatgtagctacaaaatgaaaatacaagtgagataagccacacactcgacaagtacgccatgtagctacaaaatgaaaatacaagtgagataagccacacactcgacaagtacccCATGTAgcacaaaattaaaatacacGTGAGATGAACCACACATccgacaagtacgccatgtagcacaaaattaaaatacaagTAGGATAAGCCACAgtcgacaagtacgccatgtagctacaaaatggAAATACAagtgagataagccacacactcgacaagtacgccatttagttacaaaatgataaatacaagTGAGAtgagccacacactcgacaagtacgccatgtagctacaaaatgataaatacaagTTAGAtgagccacacactcgacaagtacgccatgtagctacaaaatgataaatacacgtgagataagccacacactatCGACAAGTACcccatgtagctacaaaatgataaatacacgtgagataagccacacactcgacaagtacgccatgtagctacaaaatgaaaaaaaacgtGAGATatgccacacactcgacaagtacgccatgcAGCCACAAAATTAGAATatacgtgagataagccacacactcgacgagtacgccatgtagccacaaaatgataaatacaagtgagataagccacacactcgacaagtacgccatgtagctacaaaatgataaatacacgtgagataagccacacacccgacaagtacgccatgtagccacaaaattaaaatatacgtgagataagccacacactcgacaagtacgccatgtagccacaaaattaaaatacacgtgagataagccacacactcgacaagtacgccatgtagctacaaaatgataaatacacgtgagataagccacacactcgacaagtacgccatgtagccacaaaattaaaatatacgtgagataagcca contains the following coding sequences:
- the LOC5508599 gene encoding putative aminopeptidase W07G4.4, yielding MAKHLIFSSSLCYISYVSRVSCAGRVTPSDYASSPDISHFECAIIFYAVAPFLTSYPLLADMDQNPRLPAPIEGTTNPNDSKWDGVVLVCENLQWQASELEFLKAPILAAQKLDNAVGNDVLLFPLPGNDSSPFVVHAPTGPVNRDYDDVRRYGEAAANGIKRALKAGSKRPLLVVPPGAHFTEAWSAAVLGALHALYVPIEVREGVKGAAQKVEKLGVYLLSNNSSSLNFVSAVEAGRLVCRDIGGSDPERMAAPKVEEYVRQVFEGSAIKINVTSDFGTLKKDYPLYSAVNRCTKAVPRHQGRIIQLEYTGDGPIDQTLLLVGKGVTYDTGGADIKAGGIMAGMHRDKCGAAAVAGFFQILNVLRPKGLHVIGTMAMVRNSVGADCYVADEIITSAAGVRVRVGNTDAEGRMAMADALCHAKTAALKKTNPHIFTIATLTGHAIRAMGPNYSIVMDNGPAAEKKSAQEIQAAGACIGDPFEISTIRREDYEFVAGRNEYEDVIQCNNAPSSGTARGHQFPAAFMIRAAGLDKHGIDSSQPLPYSHMDIAGSSGPYPGIPTAAPIVAMATRYVRPRL
- the LOC5508590 gene encoding proline-rich protein 5 translates to MAKSPVSNLGDLWKKDSTSSHAQRPRSPKVDKRFTFPGTMVKEDWQVVSGAVTALFQRKKLANGELLSLTEKVRAVKTDVGNAKLCEHFKEILVKGMIILREDLKEKSGELLMDKLSSAWLYFFKYILPLLQAIFVNLYPPDGNSVRDLSLLSFRDIVVLKTKLEEAFQMEVESPPELIRMLLILQSVHDSPQPNKNYRKLETLVSYVVTPYLSSTGLRNKPIITTPTDPKLPRPASAAQLSGKQSDKLDTVHEVESNRRYTFTSSGDSACSSVFGSITSDLNTARSSVNSTNTLV